The Rhizophagus irregularis chromosome 12, complete sequence sequence CGAGTTTGCTTGGGATAGTGATTCCGCTTTATGCGTCTTAACAAATTCGCAGGAATGTTGGCCGAACTTCCACAAGTTCCTACATACTTTATATCTTGCTGAGAAAAGAATTATCGCATGATGCCAAGAGTTCAATGAAAGCACATGAATATGGAATTTACCCCTCACGTGGAGATCCTGCAAGACGCAAAGTTGGACCAACGTCTTGAATTGCGAAGTTCTCAGCCCTTCATAACATACTGCTGTTTTTGGCAtcactatttatttatgagGTAGgtcttatttttttcacatttattAGGACATATTCATTtcgtatatttttttctttttttctcacTTTTTATAAAGTTCTGCCAGTAAATGTTGAATAACATAATATGGAAAAAAATCAGCATTTTGTGTTAAGTCagttaaatctaaaaaaatgcctattatatactgtatgatTTTTAATACGATAACAAATGATACAAATGAAAGCTGTCAATatgtttgaaattttgaaaatactttCAAGTggttatgaaaaagaaatattcaatCAAGAACAagcgaaaattttaaataatcgaTAGCGTTTATTCTGACAATGAAGAACACAGtcgttaaaaatttatgtagaAAACGTGGGCAGATGCAAAAACTTTTGGTATAAAAGTTGTACAAAACTAGTTGGGTATTGCTGCGCAGATAAATACCATCCGAAAAGTCTTGCTTTAAGTTCTGAATATCAAAGAAAAACATAATAGAAAATGTTGTCAAAAAAGTCATAATCAAGCAACTTGAAAATTGTCATTGGtgaaacaaattaattactaGATAAAGACaacttgttatttttattttatttgtaattaaatgtacgtgatttaatttataaacatgcttttaatttaatattagattagagagttaataaaattgatttgttAAGTAAGggtatacaataaataaatagtttagaTAAAAAACTAAAGAATAGAAAACAAAAGTACATTCCATTATTCAACGACCTGGTCCACAACAATAAATAGGAGGCATCCAGCAACAATTAATAGACACTGAATCGCATGTTCCATCTTTAGTACATTTACCGCTGGGGCAATCACCATCAGTTTTACAGCGTTTCATGAGACGATCAGGTTCAgctattaataatgaaaatgttaaattaaataaatgttataaatgaaaataattaattcaatttttttttacctagaGGTGATGCGTGAACTGTTAGGCCATGGACGATGCAAATAAGAACAACaagcaagaaaaaatatttcattgtaAAATATCGTTATTAgagattaatattatttagagatatttatttatatttgaattttggTTTTTTGTTCGGAACTCCTTTTGATCAgtccctatatatatatttgttttttcaatCAATGATAGAAGAATTCGCATGTGCATGAAGGAAGTCAGAAGCTAAATATGGTGATTCCGAAGAGCAAATCTTGACAAAGCTAAACGAATGATTTTGTATTCATTTAAAAGGAGAACCTTGCTAAtcaaagtttaataatatgattttcctttttaaaaaaaagaaaaaaaaatcagtcgATCCGCATATGAACGGAAGAAATTAAAGTAACAAAATCGGTAAATTTGATTCGTGTTTTATACTCCGATAGCGgtttttttgctaatatttcTATAGCCcttaaatcaagaaattttaaattgagaCATGTGCGATCGATTTCTTTGATAGTCATATCGGTAACGTTACAAAAGCTAAGGACAAGATGTTGGTAATGTAATCACACCCTGACACCCCCTAAGATCAAGATATTCATTCTAAACGTTTGATCGACAATCAATTTCACCCCACATTACGGCATAACTCCGGCCATTATGTTTATACATCACAAGTGTTGTCGGTGAAATTGATTGTCGTGCTGTCGGATGTCGGTAAAATGGACCGGACCAAATacgttaatatttttattattatatatctgatatgtttTTATGTTCATTTAAACTTTgttaattaatgttattttattttaaattttgtaatcaaATGATCTTTTGGCAGTCAATCATTTTAAATGGAATGGGTTAAAAAGAAACCTACACATCTTTTATTAATCCAATAAAATGTCCATTCGGGAATAGGGAAATTGCTTGGGAAATGAAATCATTCTGTAACCGATctaataatagatataatttCGAAAAAGCGGCCGTGATGGCCGTGATGTCCTAACTCCTAAAATCAAGATATTCTATACTGAGGCATGTTTGTATTAACATATTTACATCATCGATTTTTCTACGGCTATACGCAATATTGAGGCTGGTTATATGATAATACAAAGATACAAATCGTTCCCAAATCAGacaataccaaaaaaattgaaaaatttagatCAAATGAAACTCTTTTTTCtccagaaaaaattaatacgtatacgaattttttatagtaaattttgttgcttatcaatatattattaaatacatcTGCAGAATGCatgtgataataatttttgcgCTGGTCCATGAAAATCCACATGATCGAACGATAGTAGATATTCATTAACGAACTCATGATTTTGTTGATCGTTTAATTCgtgattctaaaaaaaataaaccataaaaattatcaagaaaaagaatttgtagttttattatttgaaaagaaagaataaaatagtaattaccatatatactttttgtATTAAAACCATAGATGCAAATGGTAAATTCTTTTCTTAccattataaatcataataatttattttgctGCAATACAGATTTAGGACATTTATAATAAGCCAAAGAGtgagaatttttatatcatgATACAGACATCACATTATTAATCACTAATTGAAATTTGAATAGAAGTTTTTCATTTACTATAATTTGTGAACTTTCTTTGATTTCAGTTACTGTTGTAATTCATTTATAAGTTCTTTTACTGGTTTTTCTCCCATCTGAGCAGGTTTGAACCAATAATCtgtaatttgaaattaaaagaaatgtagaaaaaaaataaaaataaaagggtaataataaatgatattaccttcattattattacaaaattgcAAGTAAAATACATCTTTACAAATTAgtgctttttattaaaataaagctTATAACTTGAATAACAGTATTGATAATAggtattgaaattatttcaactttaaaattaaatttatttaaaatttctaattatattttatatttataaaatgtaatatctatttttttttaaatttagagtttattaaaatggaaTACTTTgctttatacaaaaatataaaaattggccCTCCATCCTGCTGTGCAATGAGAATGCATTGATAAACTTGGTATAAATATACCGCTACATCAAAGAAAATAGACataggaaaaaaaacaaaaaaaaggaatcccATGTACAaatacaaaaacaaaaaaacaaaatgtaaaaataagcAAACAGCCAGTAACAAAGCCACCTTGCAATAACTATACTTCTAAAATTAAGACTATCTGAATATTCTTTTGAACTTATTAAGAtacttctaatttttttagcattGATCTTATTTCTGTTAATACTGTAAGCTTGTCAATACCGTCTAAGACTTTATCAAtcttcttaatttttttagtcaCCTTTATTTGCTTTTTACTTGGCTGAgagttaataattattaattgaattttggaGTCATCTTCTTGATTTACCTTCTGATGGtatcttcttttttgtttcaaattaaGGGTAAAGTATCTCAGCCAATCACAGTAAATTCTTTCAAGTTAAATGACTTATCAATAACATTTTCAAAGTCAGCTTAtgatttatagtaaataattaacttacaGGTGTTCCagttttgaattaatttaaatgttttacaCCCTAAAGGTGTAAGAATAGAGTGAATAGAGTTATCTGAATACAGGTAGAATAGTCATAATAATAGAGACCAGTGTGGAAAAAAACCTtggaaaaatttcagaaaaattccagttaaatataaaaattccagaaatttattttttcaaccGGTACATATGACcggaattaaaaataattccagTTTTAGATAGTAttaccaaatatataataatcttttatctttttttttatttgtgcaTATACAATATGAAAAGATATACTggctttaaataattatattgtaataaactactgaaataataaataataaaattaaagataaaaaacttttttgcgatataaatttattaaatgaaatttccggtatttacaaaatattctgGAAATTTGCTACACTATGACCGGAACAATTCTGGGATTATAAGATTTTACCAGTTTTATCagaaatttaccaaaaaaactGGTTAAATTCATTGGGAAATTTTTTGGGATGCAGATCTGCGCAGATCTGCAAGTGACATTTTTGCGCAGATCTGCGACCCTGTCGGTAgtctttggaaaaaaaaattcatcaaaaactGCGCAGAATTTCAAGAAACAAAATTCtgcgaaaatttttaaaaaataaataatgaaattctacgaagattataaaaaaacaaataacgAAATTCTgcgaagatttttaaaaaataaatattcgaaataattcaaatatatttaatttcactgatcatcacaattattacaaacaattttatatatagtaatttatttaatatgtaatttatttaataaaatatattcaaaaaaaaattgaagaatttcaaATACAAATTTCTGAATTCtgaaaattaatgtaataCGAAGAAATTTGACAAATGTTAAGAGAATTTCGAATCTAAACTCTTGAgctgtaaatttttttgatttagattagtaaaataaattaacgcggtgtaaaaatcattatataccAGATAATAACTTTGACTTACTAATTCTTCGTAACTACTACTATTACCATCATCAGCATCGCTCGATTCTTCGATCATAGACGAAATCTCTGGACTTTGTTCTGAATCTTCTTTCGCTGCTAACTCCTGCAATAAACGCAGAGTTAC is a genomic window containing:
- a CDS encoding uncharacterized protein (SECRETED:cutsite_VHA-SP; SECRETED:prob_0.9190); SECRETED:SignalP(1-21), with the translated sequence MKYFFLLVVLICIVHGLTVHASPLAEPDRLMKRCKTDGDCPSGKCTKDGTCDSVSINCCWMPPIYCCGPGR